The Poriferisphaera corsica DNA segment CCACACTTTTCCTCGTCGCCTATCCAGCCGCTACATTCGACCCCGCCGCAGCGATGCCAACCATGACCTGTGCTTTCGTCGACGATATCCGGTGGCATATGTGTGACGTCAAGACCGTCATGCTCATGCCCAACATCATGGCCGGCAACAAAGCCGTCGAAGCCGGCGCAGACGATGCGATCATGCATCGTTCAGGCACCGTCACCGAAGCAACCGCTGCAAACGCATTTGCTGTCAAAGGTGGCGAAATTTTTACTCACCCCGCTAACAATCTCATTCTGCATGGCATCACCCGCGCAACTGTCATCAAACTCGCGAAAGAACTCAACTACACCGTCGTTGAAAAAGCACTCACCACCAGCGATTTCGCAAAGGCTGACGAAGTTTTCGTCTCAGGCACGACCAAGCACGTGACTGCCATCACATCCATCGACGGCCAGCCGATCGGAAGCGGCTCTTACCCTGTTGCAGAAAAACTTCACCAAGCTTTTACTGACCGTGTTGTTTCACTCTGTGATATTGCTCAAAACGCTTAATTGCTAGCTTAAAACCCACAATATGAAAAGTTACAGCCCGCTTATGCGGGCTTTTTTATTGATCATCGCGGCCTTGTATTCATGAATCAAAAAATATCCACATAAAATCGACAATGAAG contains these protein-coding regions:
- a CDS encoding aminotransferase class IV codes for the protein MSQDSIVYLNGQYISKSDANFPAEERGTLFAEGVYEVVRIYAGKSYEMTPHLDRLERSLGKTEMAKPADFDRIPEITEELVKKNNLPDSIVYVQITRGAAPRTQRGYENLTSTLFLVAYPAATFDPAAAMPTMTCAFVDDIRWHMCDVKTVMLMPNIMAGNKAVEAGADDAIMHRSGTVTEATAANAFAVKGGEIFTHPANNLILHGITRATVIKLAKELNYTVVEKALTTSDFAKADEVFVSGTTKHVTAITSIDGQPIGSGSYPVAEKLHQAFTDRVVSLCDIAQNA